In Tenrec ecaudatus isolate mTenEca1 chromosome 4, mTenEca1.hap1, whole genome shotgun sequence, a single window of DNA contains:
- the KBTBD3 gene encoding kelch repeat and BTB domain-containing protein 3, whose translation MDNPHDSSQQTSFNGIPSKTKSNFLVAEDHGQKILSTLQNFREQNVFYDFNLIVKDEIIPCHRCVLAACSDFFRAMFEVHMKERDDGSVTITNLSAKAVKAFLDYAYTGKTKITDDNVEMFFQLSSFLQVPFLAKACSDFLIKSIDLVNCLQLLSISDSYGSSRLFEHALDFVQNHFSLLFKSSDFLEMSLGVLQKCLESDGLNVPEEETVLKVVLRWIKHDLESRQKHLPCLLKTVRLHQLSAETLQGYLLREEPLLRSTNCFDVVTDAVKCVQDSGGLFPDARPSTTEKYIFVHKTEENGENQYTFCYNIKSDSWKILPQSHLIDLPGSSLSSYGEKIFLTGGCKGKCCRTVRLHIAEPCHDATDQTWCYCPVKNDLFLVSTMKTPRTMHASVMALNKLFVIGGKTRESQAIRSLLAVESYDPLSKEWVSVSPLPRGIYYPEASACQHVIYVLGSEVEVTDAFNPSLDCFLKYNAATDQWCELVAEFGQFFHATLIKAVPVNYRLYICDLSTYKVYSFCPDTCVWKGEGSFECAGFNAGAIGIEDKIYILGGDYAPDEITDEVQVYHSRRSEWEEVSPMPRALTEFHCQVVQFNKYRDPWFPNHF comes from the exons ATGGATAATCCACATGACTCCAGTCAACAAACTTCGTTTAATGGAATTCCGTCCAAGACGAAAAGCAACTTCCTTGTAGCAGAAGATCATGGCCAGAAAATCCTAAGTACACTACAGAATTTTAGAGAACAGAATGTCTTTTATGATTTCAACCTGATTGTGAAGGATGAAATAATCCCATGTCACCGTTGTGTGCTTGCCGCTTGCAGTGATTTTTTCAG GGCCATGTttgaagtccacatgaaagaaagaGATGACGGGAGCGTCACCATTACCAATTTGTCCGCTAAGGCAGTGAAGGCCTTTCTCGACTACGCCTATACTGGAAAAACCAAGATCACAGACGATAATGTAGAAATGTTCTTCCAGTTGTCATCATTTCTTCAAGTCCCCTTTTTAGCTAAAGCCTGCAGTGACTTCTTAATAAAGAGTATTGATCTCGTCAATTGTTTACAGTTGCTGTCAATATCAGACAGCTACGGCTCCAGCCGTTTGTTTGAGCACGCATTAGACTTCGTACAGAATCACTTTTCTCTGTTGTTTAAATCCAGTGATTTCTTAGAGATGAGTTTGGGGGTGCTACAGAAATGTCTAGAATCCGATGGCTTGAATGTTCCCGAAGAAGAAACCGTCCTGAAAGTGGTCCTTCGCTGGATTAAACATGATTTAGAGTCGAGGCAAAAGCACCTGCCTTGCTTGCTCAAAACCGTGCGACTGCACCAGCTGTCTGCGGAGACGCTGCAAGGCTACCTGCTCCGCGAAGAGCCTTTACTCAGAAGCACAAACTGCTTCGACGTCGTCACGGATGCAGTTAAGTGCGTGCAAGATTCCGGTGGACTTTTCCCTGATGCTCGACCATCTACAACGGAGAAGTATATCTTTGTTCACAAAACTGAGGAAAACGGAGAAAATCAGTACACATTTTGCTATAACATTAAATCTGATTCGTGGAAAATCCTGCCCCAGTCCCACCTGATTGATTTGCCAGGCTCCAGCCTGTCTAGTTATGGAGAGAAAATATTCTTGACGGGTGGCTGCAAAGGGAAGTGTTGTAGGACAGTTCGGCTTCACATTGCTGAGCCATGTCACGATGCCACAGACCAAACGTGGTGCTACTGCCCAGTCAAGAATGACTTGTTCTTGGTCTCGACCATGAAAACGCCGAGAACCATGCACGCATCAGTTATGGCTCTCAATAAACTCTTTGTCATTGGTGGGAAGACTAGAGAATCCCAGGCCATTAGAAGCCTCTTAGCTGTTGAATCTTACGATCCTCTCTCCAAAGAATGGGTCTCCGTTAGCCCACTGCCCAGAGGCATATATTATCCGGAAGCAAGCGCATGCCAGCATGTAATTTATGTTCTGGGATCAGAGGTAGAGGTCACGGACGCCTTCAATCCGTCTCttgattgctttttaaaatacaatGCTGCCACCGATCAGTGGTGTGAACTGGTAGCAGAGTTTGGGCAGTTCTTTCATGCGACACTCATTAAAGCAGTCCCAGTAAATTACAGGTTGTATATATGCGACCTCTCCACCTACAAGGTGTACAGTTTTTGTCCGGACACTTGTGTCTGGAAAGGCGAAGGGTCATTTGAATGTGCAGGCTTTAATGCAGGGGCAATTGGGATCGAGGATAAAATTTACATACTCGGTGGCGATTATGCACCAGATGAAATCACCGATGAAGTGCAGGTCTACCACAGCAGGAGGTCTGAATGGGAAGAGGTGTCCCCAATGCCAAGAGCCTTAACTGAATTTCACTGCCAGGTGGTTCAGTTTAATAAATACAGGGACCCCTGGTTTCCTAATCACTTCTAA